Below is a genomic region from Tripterygium wilfordii isolate XIE 37 chromosome 12, ASM1340144v1, whole genome shotgun sequence.
GTTTGTTCTCAGGTACTCCCTTAAAGTCAAGGATTTCATCAACTACAGCCAACCAATCAAGCAGTTCTTCGGGTAAGAGACTTCCATGAAACTCTGGAATCTCCGTGCGCATCCCCGATTCCCATTGTCTCCTATCATCCGCAGGTGCTCGCCGTTGTTGGTGCACATCGTCTTCAAAAGAAGCTTCATTCTCATCAGTGGACTCCCCATCTGACCCATCCAACGGTGGTCCCATACGCTGATTTGGGTCGACCCTACCTTGTTCTCGCATGAGAACACCCATGCCCTCTGTTAATTGCCCAACCATCTGTTCGATGCGTTCAATTCGTTGATCAACCCTCATAAAGTTGTCACGATCGTAAACAGTCTCTACACGTTGTTGGTTTTGCCGTCGAGGTGCCAtaaggcttcgataccaaactgATGCCGCGGAAGTCttcacaaacacaaacaaactAACACTCTGTTGATTCCGGAGAATGCCAGAGAAATAGTTTTCTATAACCTGTTTAGTCAATGAATTCCCAGGATTATAGACGTCTAAAGTCGGCGCTGCAAGAACACCTGATTTAGGAAGGAAACAATTTCGTTCATACCTCCCCCACAAGAACAAACTCTAGGGCAACAAAACAACAACCAACTGGGCCTAGAacaaacaaaaactaaaagcCCACAGAAGCACAACTGGGCCAGCCCAACATGCAACACCTCTACAAATAACATTTGTCCCATTTGTgatgaaatttcaaatccaGCTCCATCGTCTTCGAGTCCACATCAGAAAGGGATTCTGATGAAGAGGAAATAAAGGTTGCTTATCGGCGCTTGGCGAAATTCTATCATCCCGATGGTCTGTTCTTTTTTCAAGTATGCTTAAGTTATTAAAGTTTTCCTTGTTAATGGTATTTGGAGTTTATGTAACAGTTAAGAAAGAAATGCAGGCTGACATGCGGAGAAAGTTTGCATCTATTTAAGGCAGGCACCTGAACTCATCTGTTTCTTTTGTGTGTGCTAAGTTTATGATGGCAGAGGGAGCCTCGAGGAAGGTGAAACAGCTGAGGCTAGATTCATCAAGATTCAAGCTGCATACGAGTTGCTCTTAGATCAGGACAAGCGAAGGCAATATGATATCGATAACCGAGTCAATCCAATGAAGGTATCACATCAGTTTATTctcattgttttcttttgctttaattttttttatggaggTTTACAACAAAGATACAATTTTTGCCATAGCATTCTCTATGGGCTTATAGTTGTTGCTTAAGGATATCTAATTTTGTCCTTAGCACTTTTCTCTACTAGTTGTGAGTTGCCTATAGTAGACATTGAGCCTAGTTTATATGGCGCCAAGAAGAATATTGATCAGAAATTGTTGCACTCAAACATAGTTCCTGAGCTTCCAAGGAACTATGtaagaataaaatatttaacCATGAGCTTGTAGTTTTCATGTTGGTCTAGTATGAACTTTTTATGAATCGTGCGTGTGTGCGTGTGATgactgtgagagagagagagagggggggaggGAGGGAAGGAGGGAGGGCAAGAGCTTTATataaaacctttttttctttatataaaATGTCTTCTTTGTATTCAGATAATTTATTCTCAATCCATCACCTTAGTTAGCTTATCATTTTCATGCTTCTATTGTTCTACCAGGCATCCCAAGCATGGATGGAGTGGCTAATGAAAAAGCGAAAGGCTTTTGATCAGCGGGGTGATATGGCCATTGTAGCTTGGGCAGAGCAGCAACAGCGTGAGATGAAACTACGTGCTCGCTGTCTCTCTCATTCCAAGGTATTTCGGAGTTTGAGATACTTTCTTTGTGGTTTAGGCACTCAGGTCTCTtaattatcttttggacattgctACCTCCTAGTTATCGGTTTTATTCGTTAAAATATATACCAAGTTTTTGTCACATTGTTATTTAGATCAATGGGTAAGTGCTCGAAGAagctaaaaattaattttagttgATGAAAACTAAATCAAGTAAAAGATGACTTCCTGGAAATTCTTTGCTCTTGCAATGACAAAAACGACTAATGCTTGCTTCAAGGTCGACCTCTATGGAACTATTTTCTGTTGATATCTCGTCATAATACCAAATGTTGTTGGCACTGTTAGTGATTAGAGTTGCAGGAATTTTCTTTTAAACTATGGTTTTTGGCGGGAACGCATCATGCATCCAGGCTCTTGGTTATAGATGCTTGTCATGATATGTGtgtcttttaacatttttgtgtttcACTGGAACATCAGATTGGTcctgaagaagagagaagaattctggcaaaagaaaaaaaggcttCTGCAGAGTATATCAACAACACTCTCAAACGTCACACCCTTGTCCTGAAGAAAAGGGACTTGATGAGGAAGAAAGcagaggaagaaaagagaaaagttaTTAGTCAGCTCTTAGCTGCAGAAGGCCTTGAACTAGACACTGATGAAGATGCAAAATAGCCCATGAAATCATAGTTTTTCCATAATTTTTACTACACCATTTCTCCACCCCTCCACGATTATATGAATTCAAATGATATTGTGTATTAcagaaaggggggaaaaaaacctGTATATAGATGACGGTCTTCTCCATTAATTTCTTAATGGAGAACCTCAGAATATTCAAGTCTTTATTGAAGTTTGTATcttgtttttttcttgtataTCACCTGTTATCCGCAAGTGTCTGGCTGAAAGTATCATCCATCAGAATTCTTGATGTAAGATGTAAGCCGAGTGTCTGTCTATAAGGAGTTCTATCAAGGGAGTTTCTACATCAGCACCTGGCTGATGTTTGTCTCGATGAACCGTAATCTTTTCATCAGTCATGACAACTGTAACCTCCTCTTTGCGAGTCAAAAGCTCATTAGCTACCACGGCATGCATTTTATACTTTTTGAGAGCCATATCAGCCTTCTCTAAAAGAATCTTTGAATCCGTCTCAAGCTGTTGAGTCAAGCAGGGAAAGAAAAATCATAGTCAAACTAGAAATAATTGTGAAATTTAAAAACGAGTATAGGTAGTACCAAAATACAATAATGTTGCTATAAGGGAAGGATTAAATGTGGGTAGACCAATCGGATGTTTCAACAGCTTATATATAACATCCATGGGAGGAGGAGCAAAAATAAACTACTACTTATGAGTAAGCTGGAAACTGGGCAGGCTGTCTTTTAGTACCCCCACCCTCGTTGAAATACAACTCTACAATTCTATGTGGCTCCCAGCCTTTCAATGACCCTTAATCCTAACCCTGAAGCAACAGTATGGGTCTCAGCCAAAGTTCATGTCAGTTTGTAGCAGAGTACTGACATACAACACCCAAAGTAAAACTCAAACAATTGAAATTGAGCTGGCAATCTATACTAAAATATGTATTTTCTTGAGCTACTCATAAAGTTTATGATGGCAAGTACTATTAGAGAAGCCCTTGACCACAGAACTGTTGTTAGGGGTTGGTCAAACTTGTCATCTCCAAAGCAGAACTAGAAGTAGCACAGAATCTAACCTTGAAAGATATGCAGAAGGCCAATGGAGCCCATTCTGTCCTCAGCACATAGAGCATCTTTGGAACTTGATTGAGTTGCAAATCCAGAGGGCCAGATGCTGACTGGATCTTGTGCACAGCCTACACAATTAATTTGGTGTTTAACGAACCAATAAGGGATTTGACATGGCACAAGGTAAACTTACAGATGGCTTTTAAGTATCATAAACCTTAAGgtaccccccccccccaactcTCAATTATCTTTGGAGTAGAGGAAAAACTTCCCAACGACTTAATTTCAGGCCTTGATAAGCCAAAATTGATTCACTTACGCTAAAAAAAGTTCCAAAAAATACTGAGTGGTAAGACATAAGATCATATCGGTAGTTACCTGTTTTCAAATTTACGTTTCTTAATATAGGAAACCTCTCCAGAATCTATTATCGGTGATGACCCCATTTGAACACGAGGATAAATCTTATACAATgcatgaactcttttttttttccaaaaataaagCCATTGGAGAAAAATCTGAACCTATTTACCATCTCAGCAACATTGAACCAGCTTCCACTTGTGTTTGCTGAAAATACAATCAAGAAACTAAAAATGACAAAGGTATGACCGTATGGGAGGGAGAGCACTGCAGAACTATTGGAAACAATCGATAAAACTTTCAAGAACATTTCAAATGGGAATCTCCTTTGGCTCACAAGATACTGTTTTATTCCTCTAAATTGCTACTTGAACTgcgcaaaaaagaagaagagatacaAACGAACCAAAATGAGAAGTCTTGTAATATATGGATTTCTTACCATACTGTTCCATGGAACATAGAAGTCAGAAACTGCAGCAGCAAGATAAAACACGGCATAAGGCCCAAGATCTTTCAATGATTGTGAAATCATCTTTAACAACTGTCCAAGATACCAAACCAGATACTCAGTAATGGGAGAGAAGCTTTTTCATAGAACCTACATATCTAAAACTTTACCGCTAGCCATAGGTTTGTCAGCCTCAATCAAAATTTAAATCCATGCCTAGTACTTAATGGCCGAACGAGACAATAAAACAAGTCTTCAACATACTGGTGCAATATGCAATATTAGAAAAGAATGTAAAACTTATTTTTATGAAATGGGCATACAAAACCACCATAATTGATAAAGCAACTTTATCAACTCAAAAAACTCCATGCtgctttaaaaatataattcaagGAGCAGTTTGACCAGAAAGGACGCAGTTTAGTCATCATCAATTGAGTAAATTAGAGAGAGAATTTTTTTGAACTGTTCGACGGGTTTAAAGTTGGTATCATGCTGTTGGACTAATTCGCTTGTAAACCAGAACCCGACCATCCACGAGTTGCTGACATCTAAAATTAATGGTTCTTCAGATAGCAACTAATCTTACTTGGTGACTCTGCACTGCCCAAACTAGACTAGCTAAATTGGAAACCATATGATATGAGCAAAGAATACGAATGCACAGACCAGCTAAtctctaagaaaaaaaaaatgtgacctTACGTGGATGCAAAAATCTGGCAGAAAGATATGACAGGCCAGAAGTTGTCACGCACTATGTACTTTAGGAACAAAATTAGAAGTTAACTGAAGCTAACCTGAAGGTACTCAAATATTGTTGTGAATGGAAGTTTTAACAAGAGACCACCTGCTACTGCCTGCATTAAGATGAAATAAATGGCCCAGTGTTATGCTAAGCAAAAATCTTGTTTCAGTGTCATATAACAAGAGGTAAGATTCGAGCAATATAATTAATAAGACATCAACAATCCATACAGCTTGATGATCACTAATGGCTCTCTTCACTGCTTCAGAATAAGGTTGGGAGACTGAAATAGACAAAATTGAGTGAAACCATCAACGGTAATTACAACTTGATTCGCGAGATTAAGCAATTAATGTGGTAATTAAGCTGCCGGGTTGAAAAAAGAGCCCATTGACTGACCCCTTCCCCAAAAGGCAAATATTAATATACTCCATCTCGGTTAGTTCTAAAACAAAGTTTCTACATCAAAGCAGCCAAAATTGATGAATAGGAACCACCCATATAATatatgaaatgaataaaaaagatACAAATTTAGCAAAGCCAATAAGAGTCAAGGGGTACTGAGACACAGATATGAAGTATTTCATTCATGCACCAGAACAAGCATATCTGAAAAACAATAACCAGACAATTCTTATTTGCTGATGACGTATTTATCTGTGAGATAGAAACTACCAACCTTGAATTTTTGACTCATTAGAGATTTCAAAACATTCAAGAAGTG
It encodes:
- the LOC120010049 gene encoding uncharacterized protein LOC120010049; its protein translation is MDNLRAICRPHTVFSTVVCYRNEARSFIRVPFKNPNHRPSLFTPWLESKGNRPWFRVNQWRTAVRASNWSDQKSPYETLELERDSDEEEIKVAYRRLAKFYHPDVYDGRGSLEEGETAEARFIKIQAAYELLLDQDKRRQYDIDNRVNPMKASQAWMEWLMKKRKAFDQRGDMAIVAWAEQQQREMKLRARCLSHSKIGPEEERRILAKEKKASAEYINNTLKRHTLVLKKRDLMRKKAEEEKRKVISQLLAAEGLELDTDEDAK
- the LOC120010048 gene encoding phosphopantothenate--cysteine ligase 2-like translates to MDSTNETLTLQKKLDAEIDSFFDSAPPLKDSANVWKRLTEFVLLNSSPPGEDRGRRIVCVTSGGTTVPLEQRCVRYIDNFSSGHRGAASTDCFVKAGYAVIFLYRSGTCQPYCSSLPDDALLECFEISNESKIQVSQPYSEAVKRAISDHQAAVAGGLLLKLPFTTIFEYLQLLKMISQSLKDLGPYAVFYLAAAVSDFYVPWNSMAVHKIQSASGPLDLQLNQVPKMLYVLRTEWAPLAFCISFKLETDSKILLEKADMALKKYKMHAVVANELLTRKEEVTVVMTDEKITVHRDKHQPGADVETPLIELLIDRHSAYILHQEF